Proteins encoded by one window of Leptospiraceae bacterium:
- a CDS encoding MFS transporter, whose product MKDNNYAVLRILDFRNFVVARFLAVVGIQVQAVVVAWQVFDKTGDPLALGLVGLFEIIPSISVSLFAGHIADRKDRKKIVLICYTVLFLCSICLLVLSTSLLNLPANSVYPIYAVIFLSGIARGFLNPSLSAFMAQLVPKHMYPNSSAWNSIAWQVAAVCGPALGGLLYGFEGAKLAYSVDACLLLAAILFYSRILPKPIPEKKHGESIFESLFSGFKFVFSNQVMLAAMSLDMFAVLFGGAVALLPVFAKEVLQVGPEGLGILRASPAFGASLMAMLLAYKPPKENSGIILLVAVAGFGMSMILFGLSSYFYLSIFLLALSGVFDSVSVVLRSTIMQTFTPENMRGRVASVNSIFIGSSNELGAFESGVTAKFMGAIPSVVFGGAMTLVIVSFIAMRAPLLRKLNFKDVENDSNK is encoded by the coding sequence ATGAAAGACAATAACTATGCAGTCCTTCGAATTCTGGACTTTCGAAACTTTGTAGTTGCAAGGTTTTTAGCAGTTGTTGGAATTCAAGTTCAGGCTGTAGTTGTTGCCTGGCAAGTTTTTGATAAAACAGGCGACCCCCTCGCTCTCGGACTTGTCGGGCTATTCGAGATTATCCCATCAATCTCAGTGTCTTTATTTGCAGGACATATAGCAGACAGAAAAGATAGAAAGAAAATAGTATTAATCTGTTACACTGTTCTTTTTTTATGTTCTATCTGTCTACTTGTTCTCAGCACCTCTCTTTTAAACTTACCGGCTAATTCTGTTTATCCCATATATGCAGTTATATTTCTAAGTGGAATCGCAAGAGGATTTTTAAATCCATCTCTCTCAGCGTTTATGGCTCAATTAGTTCCCAAGCATATGTATCCAAATTCTTCCGCGTGGAATAGTATCGCATGGCAAGTGGCAGCAGTTTGTGGCCCTGCACTAGGAGGACTACTCTATGGATTCGAAGGGGCTAAGCTTGCTTATTCGGTAGATGCTTGTTTGCTATTAGCCGCTATTCTTTTTTATTCTAGAATTTTACCAAAGCCAATTCCAGAGAAAAAACACGGCGAATCAATTTTTGAAAGCCTGTTCTCAGGATTCAAATTTGTTTTTTCCAATCAAGTAATGCTTGCGGCGATGAGCCTTGATATGTTTGCAGTTTTATTTGGTGGTGCTGTCGCTTTGCTCCCCGTCTTTGCAAAAGAAGTCTTACAAGTCGGACCGGAAGGATTAGGAATTTTACGAGCAAGCCCCGCATTTGGTGCTTCTCTCATGGCGATGCTATTAGCCTATAAACCTCCTAAAGAAAATTCTGGAATAATACTACTTGTAGCTGTTGCGGGATTCGGAATGAGTATGATTTTATTTGGTTTATCCTCTTATTTTTACTTATCCATTTTTTTACTTGCTCTCAGCGGAGTCTTTGATAGTGTAAGCGTTGTTTTGCGCTCGACTATCATGCAGACATTTACTCCTGAAAATATGCGCGGACGAGTAGCTTCGGTGAATAGTATTTTCATTGGCTCTTCTAATGAACTCGGTGCATTTGAATCAGGTGTGACTGCAAAATTTATGGGCGCAATTCCTTCTGTTGTTTTTGGTGGAGCGATGACCCTAGTAATTGTCTCTTTCATTGCAATGAGGGCGCCACTTTTGAGAAAACTGAATTTTAAGGATGTAGAGAATGATTCAAACAAATAG
- a CDS encoding transglycosylase domain-containing protein has translation MNTKSIKTSVIILLIGALLSGGFFGYILSEVDRGEELTKLATYLPTTPTKLYDLNGVPFAELYRHRQELLRFQDIPPHVIHAFISVEDNNFYNHFGIDFKAIIRAGFINLIHLKVKQGGSTITQQLSKAILKNSKKSFTRKFIEALLTLQIEQEYSKEEILEIYFNLVYLGHGSTGLSTASTVYFSKDVQDLDVAEAAMLARLPKAPVQYSPYKNPNIAKKAHLTILRLMSENGYLKKESIQAMHDEFWQRYWPIVITQSPSRSTWGTKLDRAPYFTEHVRKQLLADLGEDLVYTGGLKVYTTLDLRKQEIAEDEVKKALTHYDKTSFGLSNSFKAGVDGQLVGLYGLLGSIFPVAPMEISKFDEAANYRSTLENELSDAMDILTALTPIENEAAAVGEFRKRTAVFTKNLHVEGAFITIEPGTGYIQTMVGGSKFTPKNQFNRAMQARRQTGSSFKPFVYGAAINERVISSGTGIMDAPLTTMNDDGHGWAPEDSTGDFKGMVPAYRALALSLNIVSVQIFFKVGAEAIIDFASKLTKANKRRFPDNPTLALGVAELTPYEMALGYSIISNKGRDVIPFSVRYVKNQTGSVIFNKEVIIQKELAAKAANGTIQVIPESTAWIVRRMLQGVADGGTPTSALREAKYDGVSGGKTGSTSSFTNVWYCGFDPKLSSVFWMGYDKNSISLGPGMTAALTAVPVWARIYARWYDTREYPQFKLPDGTDPMPEGVAAGGVCAHNGLSPKPGVCPMGGALYLKPAVVNGVMRSVPWNRQCDGDRDHDKAIDFREFLQDEYKITDEEINKNKKPFKIKAD, from the coding sequence ATGAATACGAAAAGCATTAAAACTTCTGTTATTATACTGCTCATCGGGGCACTACTTTCGGGTGGATTTTTTGGATATATTTTGTCGGAGGTGGATAGGGGCGAAGAGCTAACAAAGCTTGCTACTTATTTGCCGACGACTCCGACGAAGCTCTATGATTTGAACGGAGTTCCGTTTGCAGAGCTTTATCGCCATCGCCAGGAGCTACTTCGCTTTCAGGATATTCCGCCTCACGTCATTCATGCCTTTATTTCTGTCGAAGATAATAATTTTTACAATCACTTTGGTATTGATTTCAAAGCTATCATTCGCGCGGGGTTTATCAATCTTATCCACTTGAAAGTCAAGCAGGGTGGATCTACGATTACGCAACAATTGTCGAAAGCAATTTTGAAAAATTCTAAGAAAAGTTTCACTCGTAAATTTATCGAAGCACTTCTTACTTTACAAATCGAGCAAGAATATTCGAAAGAAGAAATTTTAGAAATTTATTTTAACCTGGTTTACTTAGGTCACGGCTCAACGGGATTATCCACTGCTTCGACTGTTTATTTTTCGAAAGATGTGCAAGACTTAGATGTGGCAGAAGCGGCAATGCTTGCGAGACTTCCCAAAGCTCCTGTTCAATACTCTCCTTATAAAAATCCAAACATCGCTAAGAAAGCGCATCTAACAATACTTCGCCTCATGTCAGAAAATGGTTATCTCAAAAAAGAAAGCATTCAGGCAATGCACGACGAATTCTGGCAGAGATACTGGCCAATCGTGATTACCCAGTCTCCTTCTCGCTCGACTTGGGGAACCAAACTCGACCGCGCTCCTTATTTTACCGAGCATGTGCGTAAACAACTTCTTGCTGATTTGGGAGAAGACTTAGTTTACACCGGCGGCTTAAAGGTATATACCACACTCGATTTGCGCAAACAAGAAATCGCAGAAGACGAAGTAAAAAAAGCACTGACTCATTATGACAAAACCTCTTTTGGTTTAAGTAATTCTTTTAAAGCGGGAGTGGATGGACAACTTGTAGGCTTATACGGATTACTCGGAAGTATTTTCCCTGTTGCTCCAATGGAAATTAGCAAGTTCGATGAAGCGGCTAATTACCGTTCTACTCTAGAAAATGAACTCAGTGATGCGATGGATATTTTGACTGCACTTACTCCAATCGAAAACGAAGCGGCGGCAGTTGGTGAATTTAGAAAACGCACGGCTGTATTTACAAAAAATCTTCACGTAGAAGGCGCATTCATTACAATCGAGCCGGGAACTGGTTATATCCAAACCATGGTTGGTGGTTCAAAGTTTACTCCTAAAAATCAATTCAATCGTGCGATGCAGGCAAGACGACAAACTGGCTCTTCTTTTAAGCCTTTTGTATATGGCGCAGCTATTAATGAGCGAGTCATTTCAAGTGGAACAGGAATTATGGATGCACCACTTACTACGATGAACGATGACGGACATGGCTGGGCGCCGGAAGATTCTACAGGCGATTTCAAAGGTATGGTTCCGGCTTACAGAGCTTTGGCGCTATCACTCAATATTGTATCCGTGCAAATCTTCTTTAAAGTAGGAGCAGAGGCTATTATTGATTTTGCGTCAAAACTTACCAAAGCGAATAAGCGTCGTTTTCCGGACAACCCTACTCTCGCTTTGGGTGTAGCGGAATTGACTCCATATGAAATGGCACTTGGATATTCTATTATCTCAAATAAAGGACGAGATGTAATTCCTTTTTCTGTTCGCTATGTAAAAAATCAAACTGGCTCTGTCATTTTTAACAAAGAAGTAATTATTCAAAAAGAACTCGCAGCTAAAGCAGCTAACGGCACAATCCAAGTAATTCCAGAGAGCACAGCTTGGATTGTAAGAAGGATGCTACAAGGAGTAGCCGACGGTGGTACTCCAACGAGTGCCCTCAGAGAAGCAAAATACGATGGAGTATCCGGTGGAAAGACTGGATCGACAAGTTCTTTTACAAACGTTTGGTATTGTGGATTTGATCCAAAGCTCAGTTCCGTGTTCTGGATGGGCTATGATAAAAACTCCATCTCACTTGGTCCGGGTATGACTGCTGCCTTGACCGCTGTTCCAGTATGGGCTAGAATTTATGCAAGATGGTATGATACAAGAGAGTATCCGCAATTCAAACTTCCCGATGGAACTGATCCAATGCCTGAAGGAGTTGCAGCCGGTGGAGTGTGTGCGCATAATGGTCTTTCACCGAAGCCCGGAGTTTGTCCAATGGGTGGTGCGCTCTATCTAAAACCTGCAGTGGTAAATGGCGTTATGCGCTCGGTGCCATGGAATAGACAATGTGATGGAGATAGAGATCACGATAAGGCGATTGACTTTAGAGAATTTCTACAGGATGAATACAAAATCACTGACGAAGAAATTAATAAGAATAAAAAACCATTTAAGATTAAAGCGGATTAA
- a CDS encoding caspase family protein has product MKNFKLFLKFLSVIVFVFLQQNPYHADDEKSKPWHEKKRYVFLVGINKYKNTTELKYAVKDSREMYKLFSQVGHFDKIFMLNDIDGKVIVTKGKEESRDMQYLPTKANIEATYKSILAEKPDTLVFYYSGHGFIDGKDDKNSIAPMDVEVEFVKEKAVAKNGIVLTEMANGFKTEAEKAKEADKGKSEIDQVIFLIDACRSPLPKADAEEAPTQNKKELGKDDKTKAANSGKPEPSKEIAKEIPKEEPTKELISFQNYGEEIPQIVKDAKGVVILIGTSPNESSLEDESIESGKFTYYMRKAISGGIQDETPAEYVTLESLELFVKKKFDLEQLEYEKVERERGNGEISQSKPKQAVYKVSTQRGFTGDFLITYGRPPESEVRVERRGYMDTSEERPVAAKVLFNKNKERYDLKFFAKSKDTGKYYPESLEGISRMKYAFDRNKMGDLQGFTAEQYNYNEEPVYTHGLELDEENGWEFTSLYPLTEEDKKDKDKKRIRFQRQKFDFNGNNILQEYFDDKGKPVAIGSAEITKTIRAWDYNGEKTLEEFYNAKGELTNNEYGYARYTASYLGKGKPVSEEYFGSDGKLSGNQTGIARKTFTYDPRYKLVSQQNFDKEGKRIGDKDEVAVTNYTYNDACVNRIWNLESSKEIYQESDDKAKSELTEKFKRKEAYADCIETEVYLDKSEKSKARPSGIAKKENQFNDKGLKKLEQYFRHDERPGTKEESSAQSIPTTTKIE; this is encoded by the coding sequence ATGAAGAATTTCAAACTTTTCCTAAAGTTCCTTTCCGTTATTGTATTTGTATTTTTACAACAGAATCCGTATCACGCAGACGATGAAAAATCAAAGCCTTGGCACGAAAAAAAACGTTATGTTTTTTTGGTTGGGATTAACAAATACAAAAATACAACCGAATTAAAATACGCGGTGAAAGATTCGAGAGAGATGTATAAACTTTTTTCGCAAGTTGGGCATTTTGATAAAATATTTATGCTGAATGATATAGATGGAAAAGTTATTGTCACAAAAGGAAAAGAAGAATCACGGGATATGCAGTATTTGCCGACGAAGGCAAATATTGAAGCGACTTACAAATCAATTCTTGCAGAGAAGCCAGATACGCTTGTATTTTATTATTCAGGACACGGATTTATTGATGGGAAGGATGATAAAAATTCTATCGCGCCGATGGATGTGGAAGTGGAGTTTGTAAAAGAGAAAGCAGTTGCCAAAAATGGAATCGTGCTAACGGAAATGGCAAATGGTTTTAAAACAGAAGCAGAGAAAGCAAAAGAAGCGGATAAAGGCAAATCTGAAATCGATCAAGTGATATTTTTAATTGATGCCTGTCGCAGTCCTTTGCCGAAAGCAGATGCAGAAGAAGCACCAACGCAAAATAAAAAAGAATTAGGCAAAGACGATAAGACAAAAGCGGCAAATTCTGGTAAGCCTGAACCAAGTAAAGAAATCGCAAAAGAAATTCCAAAAGAAGAGCCGACCAAAGAACTTATTTCCTTTCAAAACTATGGAGAAGAAATTCCGCAGATTGTAAAGGATGCAAAGGGAGTTGTGATTCTAATTGGAACTTCTCCGAATGAATCTTCTTTAGAAGATGAATCCATTGAAAGTGGAAAGTTTACCTACTATATGCGTAAGGCAATCTCTGGCGGAATACAAGACGAAACCCCTGCTGAGTATGTAACCCTTGAGAGTTTAGAATTATTTGTAAAAAAGAAATTTGATTTAGAGCAATTAGAGTATGAAAAAGTTGAAAGGGAACGCGGGAATGGCGAAATATCGCAGAGCAAACCCAAACAAGCTGTTTACAAGGTGTCAACTCAGAGAGGATTCACAGGAGATTTTTTAATCACCTACGGACGACCACCGGAATCAGAAGTGCGAGTAGAGCGCCGTGGGTATATGGACACAAGCGAAGAACGACCAGTAGCCGCTAAAGTTTTATTCAACAAAAACAAGGAGCGCTACGATTTAAAATTCTTTGCGAAGAGTAAAGACACCGGAAAATACTATCCCGAAAGTCTAGAAGGAATTTCTAGAATGAAATATGCTTTTGATAGAAATAAAATGGGAGACTTGCAAGGCTTTACAGCAGAGCAATACAACTACAACGAAGAGCCTGTTTATACACATGGACTTGAGCTTGACGAAGAAAATGGTTGGGAGTTTACTTCTCTTTATCCGCTCACAGAAGAAGATAAAAAAGACAAAGACAAAAAGAGAATCCGTTTCCAGAGGCAGAAGTTTGACTTCAATGGGAACAATATTTTACAGGAATACTTCGACGACAAAGGAAAACCAGTCGCGATTGGAAGTGCAGAGATTACGAAAACAATTCGAGCCTGGGATTATAACGGCGAAAAGACTCTCGAAGAATTCTACAATGCCAAGGGAGAACTCACAAACAACGAATACGGTTACGCCCGTTATACCGCAAGCTACTTAGGAAAAGGAAAACCGGTCTCCGAAGAATACTTTGGCTCCGACGGAAAGCTTTCCGGCAATCAAACAGGAATTGCTCGAAAAACATTTACCTATGACCCTAGGTATAAGCTTGTTAGCCAACAAAACTTTGATAAAGAAGGAAAACGCATCGGCGACAAAGACGAAGTAGCCGTTACGAATTATACTTATAACGATGCTTGTGTGAATCGGATTTGGAATCTAGAATCATCTAAGGAAATATACCAAGAATCTGACGACAAAGCCAAATCAGAACTAACCGAAAAATTCAAACGCAAAGAAGCCTACGCTGACTGCATCGAAACAGAAGTCTATCTAGACAAATCAGAAAAGTCTAAAGCAAGACCAAGTGGAATTGCCAAGAAAGAAAACCAATTCAACGACAAGGGACTAAAGAAACTAGAACAATACTTCCGCCATGACGAACGCCCTGGCACAAAGGAGGAATCTTCCGCACAGTCTATACCTACGACGACAAAGATCGAGTAA